The Gemmatimonas phototrophica region CAGTCAGCGCCTGCTCCGCACTGGCGCGCCACGCGTCGCGCTCGGCCTGCCGCTCCTGCAGCGCCTGCGACGTAGCTGCCAATGACACGCGGGCGTCTTTCAGGGCTGCGGTGGACTGGCGCCAGCGTGAGAAAATGAGAATGGCGAAGGTGAGGCTGACGAGCACCATGCCCAGTTCGACGGCAATGTGAGCCGAGAACCAGGAGGTGGGGCGATCGAGCACAATGTCGGTGACGCCGCCCACGACCACGACCAACAGGAAGCCCACCAGCAGGGGTGGCCACTTTCCGGTCAGAATGTCGTCTTCGTCGGTCACTTCGGGCGAATTCATGGTGTGTTCAGAGGGTATACGACAAGTGTCGGATGTTTTCCCACCTGCGTCCAGTCGCTTGCCGGATGTTTGGGGCGGCGGTGGCGCCCGATAGTGGAGGTGAGGCACGGGACACGGTGCCGGTCACCCACTTTCCGGAGCTACTTATGCTGAACAATCTGCCGCTTCATGCGCTCATCGTGCACATGCCGATCGCGCTGACCGTTCTGGTACCTGTCTTCGTGG contains the following coding sequences:
- a CDS encoding helix-turn-helix transcriptional regulator, with product MNSPEVTDEDDILTGKWPPLLVGFLLVVVVGGVTDIVLDRPTSWFSAHIAVELGMVLVSLTFAILIFSRWRQSTAALKDARVSLAATSQALQERQAERDAWRASAEQALTGFGAAIDQQFGSWQLTRAEREVALLLLKGLGHKQVAAQLGRSERTVRQQAVDVYRKAGLQGRSELAAFFLQDVVLPS